The genomic stretch TTTGGCGTGAAACGTATTTATCTTCATTAGGTATGGCTTATCGCGCTTTACGAGAACTTGGAATCTCTGATGAACAAGCCTATAACAATATCGAAATCTTTCGGGATTATGATGAGAAATTGCTCATACAGCAGCAAAGTATTTATACTGATGAACAGAAGATTTTTGAAACACATCGTAATGCCTTAGCCGAGCTTGAACATTTGTTTGAAAGTGATGCGCAGCAACAGGCTACATCAAAGCATGATGTTAATTTAAAGCGTCATTTACAACCAAATCGCATCGACATTACAAGAGATCATCTAGAATAACTTGAGATTTCAGAAAATGGCTATATTAAGGACTTATTCACATTGCCTAAATAATTGGACAATGGGCACAAAGCTGCCCCTGTCCGGCTTGCGGCTTAGCTGCATTTCCTGAGCTTGATTAAAACGAAATAGTTATACTCTGCTTAGGGCCCTGGAGAATATTATGTCTGATTTACGCCAACGCTTTTATATAGAGAACTTTCCAGTACGTGGAGAAGTAGTTCATCTAGAAGAAGCCCTACAAACTATCTTAGCTCAACGTGACTATATGCCTGCGGTTAAAATTCTGCTAGGTGAAATGTTGAGTGCGACTGCATTACTTGCAAGTACACTAAAAATCAAAGGCCGTATCAGCTTGCAAATCCAGGCTAGCGGCACCTTCAAATGGGCGATGGCTGAATGTAACCATTTAGGAGAGGTTCGTGCTTTAGCGGACTATGAAACCGACCCTCGCTTTGTTGAAGCAACAGACAGCAGCACAGTTCTTGGTGCTTTAGTTAATCCGGTTTTATTTATTAACATTGAACCGGAATTTGGCGAACGTTATCAAGGGATCGTGCCGCTTGATCAAGTGACTTTAGCGGGTTGCTTAATGCAATATTATGATTTATCTGCACAAATTCCAACTCGTATTGTGTTGGCAAGTACAGATAAGCGTTCTGGCGGTTTACTGATTCAACTCTTACCACGTCATGATGAAGAAGAGCAAAACTTGGTCGATGAAGATTTATGGCCACGTTTGACGATGTTGACCGAAACATTAAAAGCTGAAGAGCTGACCAATTTAGATGCAAATGAAATCTTATATCGTTTATATAACGAAGAAGAAGTTCGTTTACCAGAAATTGAAGCATTAAAATTTGGCTGTACATGTTCAAAAGAACGCTGTGCAAATGCCCTGATTCAAATTGGTGTAGACGCTGTTCATGAAACTCTAGAACAGCAGAACCCGATTCGTATGGACTGTCAGTTCTGTAATACGCAATATACCTTTACCGCTGAAGAAGCTTTAGCGTTATTTGGTGAACATTTAAGTTAATATTTTAACTTTATAAAAAGGCGGTTATACCGCCTTTTTATTTACCTGTATTTTTTGATGATAATTTTCAACATGTTAATTTAAATAGGATAATATAAGGCTACTTTATAGCCTAATAAATAAGATGCCTAAATACCATGAATTATTTTGATTATTTTCTCTTTATTTTTAGTGTAGTTATCATGATTGCGACCCCTGGCCCTGTCATGATTTTAGTTGCAAGCGCTGGACTTAAAGGGGGCTATAAAAAAGCACTAGAAACCATTTTTGGTACAAACCTAGCATCCCTTGTTTTAATTTTTATTTCAGTACTGGTTTTAAAAGGAGTACTGAGTGTCAATGATAGTTACCTCAATATCATTCGTATTTTAGGCTGCCTATATATTGGTTATTTGGGTTTTAGTATTCTCAAAGAAGTGATTCAAGCACCTCACCCAGAAGCGATACAAACAGTTTCAGCACAAAATGGTGGCTTTAAAAAAGGTTTTCTTGTCGGTATTTCAAACCCAAAAGATATTATCTTTTTCTCGGCTTTCTTTCCGCAATTTTTTTCTATTACACCTCAGTTAAATTTAAGTCTAACCCTACTTACGCTGACATGGATTGTTTTAGACTTCCTCACATTATCTTTAGTTTATATCTTTTTCCGCCGCCTTTCTAACAGTCATTTATATCCAAAAATATTAGGCCTCTGCGGTTTATTACTTCTACTTATTGCCCTGTATGGCTTATATCAAAGTTTCATCTAAATCCTGAGAAATACGGGCTTCACTTACCTATATCTTTTTCTATCAATTTCATTTCGTAATAGAACAACTCTTATACAATCTAGCTTATTGAAAACTCTAAAAATCGTTTCATAATGAAATAAACAACACCATCGTGATAAAACATTATGGCAAAAAATTATTATGAAGAATTAGGGGTTACACGCAAAGCCTCTGCTGATGAAATTAAAAAAGCTTATCGAAAATTAGCCCGTAAATATCATCCCGACATCAGCAAAGAAAAAGATGCAGAAGAAAAAATGCAGGCCATTAATGTTGCCTACGACACACTAAGCAATGCGGATAAAAAAGCTGAATATGACCAGATGTTAGATCATCCTCAAGGTTTTAATAACTTTGGTCAAGGTGCTGCACAAGGGGGCTTTGATGGAGCACAGTTTTATCGTCAAGGTTTTACAGGCGGTGAACAAGCAGATTTTAGCGGTTTTGAAGATTTATTTGGTCGCTTTGGTGCAGGCTTTGGCGGTGGACAACAACAATATCAAAGACAACAACGTAGTTATCGCGGTGAAGATCAACATGCCAGCATAGAGGTTGATCTTGATATTGCCTATCACGGATCAACCCAACAGATTACCCTGCAAATCCCAACCATGAATGCTTATGGCGAGCCTGAAGTTCAACGCAAAACCTTACAGGTAAAAATACCAAAAGGCATGAAAGAAGGTCAGCAAATCCGCTTAAGTGGACAAGGCCAAAGTGGGATTAATGGTGGTGCTAACGGCGATCTTTATATTGAAATCCAGTATAAAGATACAGACCGTGTTCATGTCGAAGGCAGTGATGTGTATT from Acinetobacter pittii encodes the following:
- the hslO gene encoding Hsp33 family molecular chaperone HslO, with protein sequence MSDLRQRFYIENFPVRGEVVHLEEALQTILAQRDYMPAVKILLGEMLSATALLASTLKIKGRISLQIQASGTFKWAMAECNHLGEVRALADYETDPRFVEATDSSTVLGALVNPVLFINIEPEFGERYQGIVPLDQVTLAGCLMQYYDLSAQIPTRIVLASTDKRSGGLLIQLLPRHDEEEQNLVDEDLWPRLTMLTETLKAEELTNLDANEILYRLYNEEEVRLPEIEALKFGCTCSKERCANALIQIGVDAVHETLEQQNPIRMDCQFCNTQYTFTAEEALALFGEHLS
- a CDS encoding LysE family translocator encodes the protein MNYFDYFLFIFSVVIMIATPGPVMILVASAGLKGGYKKALETIFGTNLASLVLIFISVLVLKGVLSVNDSYLNIIRILGCLYIGYLGFSILKEVIQAPHPEAIQTVSAQNGGFKKGFLVGISNPKDIIFFSAFFPQFFSITPQLNLSLTLLTLTWIVLDFLTLSLVYIFFRRLSNSHLYPKILGLCGLLLLLIALYGLYQSFI
- the cbpA gene encoding DnaJ C-terminal domain-containing protein, with the protein product MAKNYYEELGVTRKASADEIKKAYRKLARKYHPDISKEKDAEEKMQAINVAYDTLSNADKKAEYDQMLDHPQGFNNFGQGAAQGGFDGAQFYRQGFTGGEQADFSGFEDLFGRFGAGFGGGQQQYQRQQRSYRGEDQHASIEVDLDIAYHGSTQQITLQIPTMNAYGEPEVQRKTLQVKIPKGMKEGQQIRLSGQGQSGINGGANGDLYIEIQYKDTDRVHVEGSDVYLTVDVAPWEAALGQGIEVKTPAGSLHVNLPKNAKQGQQLRLKDKGIPNKTPGHLYLILNIVFPPANSEKEKEAYQQLAEAFASFEPRSSH